In one Sander lucioperca isolate FBNREF2018 chromosome 7, SLUC_FBN_1.2, whole genome shotgun sequence genomic region, the following are encoded:
- the si:dkey-10o6.2 gene encoding UPF0676 protein C1494.01 produces MIIPVVDFGAYSLSKEDVTDDQMRNLSKELKTAFTEVGFVFLKNTGITQEEVDRVMALSKTFFLQPDEVKQPFSRKSFANNPNHGWVSLEIEKLNPRRPGDLKEAFNCSSLHPDIKWPSVKGFQEMQTSFFQHSTELSLRVLRVMAHSLGLNPEVFLSAHRLIGTDENGTTLRSLYYPPVNHEKVKEGQLRCGEHSDYGSITLLFSSSEGLQVRKRSGEFICAPSIPGAALINVADLMQRWTNDQFVSVLHRVVLPPAGDSGTRQSLAFFVQPDDEALITCCDGSNKYPPVTGGDYLTERFNAAYGN; encoded by the exons atgatCATTCCAGTGGTGGACTTTGGCGCATACAGCCTGAGTAAGGAAGATGTTACTGACGACCAGATGCGGAATTTAAGCAAAGAGTTGAAAACAGCTTTTACAGAagttggttttgtttttctgaagaaCACTGGGATCACTCAGGAGGAG GTGGATCGTGTTATGGCCCTATCCAAGACATTCTTCCTGCAGCCAGATGAAGTGAAACAACCTTTCAGCAGGAAAAGCTTTGCCAACAATCCCAACCACGGCTGGGTGTCTCTGGAGATTGAGAA GTTGAATCCACGTCGGCCTGGAGACCTAAAGGAGGCATTCAACTGTTCTTCACTACACCCTGACATT AAATGGCCATCTGTAAAAGGGTTCCAGGAGATGCAGACGTCTTTCTTCCAGCACTCTACAGAGCTAAGTCTGCGGGTGCTGAGGGTGATGGCCCACAGTCTGGGTCTGAACCCGGAGGTGTTCCTGAGTGCGCACCGTTTAATAGGAA CTGATGAGAATGGCACAACTCTGCGGTCTCTGTACTACCCACCAGTAAACCATGAGAAAGTGAAGGAGGGTCAGCTGCGATGTGGAGAACATTCCGACTATGGCAGCATCACCCTGTTGTTTAGCAGCTCTGAGGGTCTGCAG GTGCGAAAACGTTCAGGTGAATTCATCTGTGCTCCCTCCATCCCCGGAGCGGCCCTCATTAATGTCGCTGACCTGATGCAGCGCTGGACCAATGATCAGTTTGTCTCTGTG CTCCACAGAGTTGTGCTGCCCCCTGCCGGAGACTCCGGCACACGTCAGTCTCTGGCTTTCTTCGTCCAGCCGGATGATGAGGCTCTGATCACCTGCTGCGACGGCTCCAACAAATACCCCCCAGTTACAGGAGGCGACTACCTCACGGAGCGCTTCAATGCCGCGTATGGAAACTGA
- the LOC116046814 gene encoding nucleobindin-2 produces the protein MVKGTSLVHCGLILLSLWLCIQSVPISVDKAKEKPQVEELESPQSAETGLHYDRYLREVIEYLEKDPHFKEKLKNANMDDIKQGKLSKELDFVHHNFRTKLDELKREEMNRLRMLIKVKHDIQGGNGRTVDHQALLKQFDHLNHLNPNTFEVDDLDRLIQSATKDLETFDKGRHDEFKRYEMMKEHERRERLKTMNEEVRKTEAQHYEEMKKKHADHPKVNHPGSEDQLKEVWQESDGLDPENFDPKTFFKIHDSNGDGFFDENELEALFTKELEKVYNPKNEEDDMVEMEEERLRMREHVMNEVDTNKDRLVSLGEFIAATKKEEFLEKDEWETLEQKPLYTEEELREYEQHLVNEELDINQKSVELQKQREELERKQEELNAQKFGLQQAVEEMERIKTETKQPGAAVAGGEPAPFVPGNSQPVPPGHQQPDVPVPGHS, from the exons ATGGTGAAGGGTACATCCTTGGTCCATTGTGGGCTGATTCTGCTGAGTTTGTGGCTGTGTATCCAGTCAGTGCCTATCAGTGTGGACAAGGCCAAGGAGAAGCCTCAAGTGGAGGAACTGGAGTCACCACAGAGTGCT GAGACTGGGCTGCACTATGACCGCTACCTCAGGGAAGTCATTGAGTACCTCGAGAAAGACCCCCACTTTAAAGAAAAGCTCAAAAATGCCAACATGGATGACATCAAG CAAGGCAAACTTTCCAAAGAGCTGGACTTTGTCCACCACAATTTTCGGACTAAGCTGGACGAGCTGAAGAGGGAGGAGATGAACAGGCTGCGGATGCTCATCAAAGTCAAACATGACATCCAGGGGGGGAATG GCCGAACAGTGGACCACCAGGCCCTGCTGAAACAGTTTGATCACCTCAACCACCTGAACCCCAACACTTTCGAGGTGGATGACCTCGACCGCCTCATCCAATCG GCGACCAAAGACCTGGAGACCTTTGACAAGGGCCGCCACGATGAGTTCAAGAGGTATGAGATGATGAAGGAGCATGAGAGGAGGGAACGTCTGAAGACCATGAATGAGGAGGTTCGCAAGACGGAGGCGCAGCACTACGAGGAGATGAAAAAGAAACACGCTGACCATCCCAAAGTGAACCACCCT ggcagTGAAGACCAGCTGAAGGAGGTGTGGCAGGAGTCAGACGGTTTGGACCCAGAGAACTTTGATCCCAAGACCTTTTTCAAAATCCATG ACAGCAACGGAGATGGCTTCTTCGATGAGAATGAACTTGAGGCTCTTTTCACTAAAGAG CTGGAGAAGGTGTACAACCCCAAAAATGAAGAAGACGACATGGTTgagatggaggaagagagaTTGCGAATGAGAGAGCATGTTATGAATGAG GTGGACACCAATAAAGACAGACTTGTGTCACTGGGCGAGTTCATTGCTGCCACTAAAAAGGAGGAGTTCTTGGAAAAAGACGAGTGGGAG ACTTTAGAACAAAAACCCCTTTACACTGAGGAGGAGCTGAGAGAGTACGAACAGCATCTGGTCAACGAGGAGCTCGACATTAACCAGAAGTCGGTGGAGCTGCAGAAACAGAGGGAGGAGCTGgaaaggaaacaggaagaaCTTAATGCTCAGAAGTTTGGGCTACAACAG GCAGTAGAAGAAATGGAAAGGATAAAAACTGAGACCAAAC AGCCGGGCGCTGCTGTAGCTGGAGGTGAACCAGCACCATTTGTACCAGGAAACAGTCAACCAGTGCCCCCTGGCCACCAGCAGCCAGATGTACCAGTGCCAGGACACTCTTAG